ATTTCATCTGGGACGACCCGGGCAGCGGTCAGCACGCCCTGCAGGCGCGAGTCATCTACGGCGACAACCAGACGCAGACCGACGATCGCGCGCCGGTCTTTCCCAACGGTTCCAGCGGGATTCAGCAACTCGTCGTCATCGGTGGCTGATCCACCCATCCAGTCCCCCACCTACTCCGAACCACTGCACATCACATCCCTCGAGGAAAGGCACGATCATGAAAACTCGTTCCACGTTCACCCTCGCGGCCGCTGCGTTGGTCATGCCGATGGCGCTGGCCGCGTGCGGCTCCTCCAGCTCCGACAGCGGGTCATCGGCCGCGTCGCCGATGGCCACCACGAGCTCGTCCGCTCCGATGACCTCGGAGTCGTCCTCCCCGATGACCTCGATGGAGTCGAGCTCGAGCTCCGCCGCCAACGCGATGGCTCCGTTCGGCGCGGGTTGCGCGAAGGTTCCCGCCTCGGGCAAGGGCTCCTTCAGCGGCATGACCTCCGACCCGGTCGCGACCGCTGCGTCGAACAACCCGTTGCTGTCGACCCTGGTCACTGCCGTGAAGAAGGCCGGGCTGGTAGACACCCTGAACAACGCGAAGGCGCTCACCGTCTTCGCGCCGACCAACGATGCCTTCGCCAAGATCCCGGCCGCTGACCTCAACAAGTTGCTGGCCGACAAGGCCGCGCTGACCAAGGTGCTGACCGGGCACGTGGTCGCCGGCAAGCTCGACCCGATGGCGGTCGTCGGCGATCACAAGTCGCTGGCCGGCTCCATGGTCAAGGTCACCGGCGCCGCGCCGGACCTGAAGGTCGACGGCACCGCTTCGGTGGTCTGCGGCAACGTGCAGACCGCCAACGCGACCGTTTACATCGTCGACACGGTGCTGCCGGGCTCGATGGGCTGACCCCCGCCCCTCGATCCCCGTCCCTGCCGACCTTTGCAGCGCAACTCACCCGGACGCGGCGTCGCTGGGTGAGTTGCGCTTCAAAAGTCGGGGACGGAGCGTCAGGCGCCGGCGCGCTCGTACTCAGCCACCGCCGCACGTACGACGTCCGGCCAGTCACACGCCGGCGCCGACGTCTGGTTCGTCACAGTGATCTCCCGGAGCAACGCGGTGTCTCCGGCCAGGCGTGCGATGCCGGCCGCCAGCTCAGAGGTCGACGGCCCGGTCAGCACCCCGTTCACACCGTCCGTCACGAATTCGCTGACCCCGCTCATCGCCGGCGCCACGACCGGCAGCCCGACGGTCCGTGCTTCCAGAGCCGCGATCCCGAAGGCTTCCAACCGGGCGGGCGCGACGTACAGGTCGCTGTCCAGGTAGCGCGCGCGCAGCTCCTCCCGCGTGACCCGACCGGGCAGCGTCAGCCAGCCGTCGCCGTACCGCGCACCCTCTGTGAGAACCCGCGAGCGCAACGGTCCGTCACCCAGGATCGTCAGCCGCAGGTCCACGCCCCGGCCGGTCAGCTCAGAACGCGCCGCACCGACTGCCGCCACCAACTCCACCGGACGCTTCCGGGTGGCTAGTCGCATCGCCGAGACCACCTCGACCACACCGCCGGGCGGAACCCGCAGCTCACCCGAAGGAGCCCAGTCCGCGACAGAAATCCCGTTGGGCAACACGGCGATCGGCGTCGTGGACAGCCCCACCAACGGGGCCGCGGCGACCGAGGACACCGCCGACAACGCGGCACCGCGACGCGACCAGCGTCGGACGTAGCCGGCCGCCTGGACCACGAAGCGGAACCGGTCCTGCACGCAGTGCCAGGTCACGGCGGTCGGAACCCCAAGCCCCAGCGCCACCCGCGTGCTGTCCATCGCGAACGGACTCACGACCCCCATCGCCACGTGCGCAACGTCGAAATCACCGAGAACAGAGCGCAATTCGCGTGGGGCCAGCGGATTCACGGGCAGGTCACCGGGCAGTGGGATCGCCAACCGGTGCACCTGCACCCCGTCGATGACCTCCTGACCATGCCGGGTCCCATCGGCTCCGCGGGTCGCGGTGAACGCGTGCACCTCGTGCCCCTCAGCGACCAGATGCCGCCCCAGATCGTGCATCTGGACCTCGATGCCACCCAGCCGTGGCAGGTAGCAGTCGGTGAGCAGGGCGACCTTCACGCCGCACAACACTAGTGGCCACGCCGGGTCACCCTTCAGGCTCATAGCAGCAGCACAGGGCAGGATGGGGGCCATGTCGGTCGCCGTGTTCTTCCACGCGCACCCGGATGACGAAGCTCTGCTCACCTCGGGCACGATGGCCAAGGCGGCCGCGGCGGGTCACCGGGTGGTGCTCGTGGTCGCCACCGACGGAGCGCTCGGGCTGACCAGCAGCGAGTACGGCGACCCGGCCGACCTCGCGAAAACCCGCCTGGCCGAGGTGCAGGCCAGCGCCGATGCGCTCGGCGTCGCCCGCGTGGTCAACCTGGGGTACGCCGATTCCGGGCTGGGTCCCGTCACGCACCTGGACGGGACGGGCCGCACCCGGTTCAGCGACGCGGACGTCGACGAGGCAGCCGGCAAACTCGCGGAGATCCTGCGCGAAGAGCACGCCGATGTCTTCACCAGCTACGACCCCACCGGTGGTTACGGCCACCCCGACCACGTCCAGGTCCACCGGGTCGGCGCCCGGGCAGCCGAGGTGACCGGCATCCCGGTGCTGGAAGCGACCGTGCCGCGGGATCTGCTGGTCAAAGGCATCAACCTGGCCGCCAAGTTCTACAAGTTCCCGCCCGAGTTCGACATCGACTCCTACCGCCGGGCCTATTCGGCGAAGGAACAGATCACCCATCGGATCGACGTACGTCATCAGATCAAGGCCAAACGTGCCTCGATGCGGGCCCACGCCTCCCAGGCGGTCGCCGACGGTGGCGCGGACCGGACGCTGGCCGCGTTCCTGCGGATCCCGCGGCCGGTGTACGACCTGGTCTTCGGCCGGGAATGGTTCGTCAGCCCGACGCATGCCGGCCCGGTGAGCCACGACATTTTCCAGCCCAGCACCCAGCAGGACGTCACAGAGGAGATCCGCCGATGACGACGGACGGTTCACAGCCGGAATCGCTACCGGCAGAGGTGCTGGACGACGAAGCGCCACACATGCCCAAGCCGACGTGGCGCACCTTCCTGTCGGCGATTGCCGGTATCGGCCTGGCGGCGTTGTTGATCATCTTCGTCCTGCCGTGGGTGGGCGGCGTGACCTGGCACGAGATCTTCGACTCGTTCAGCAAGATCGGCTGGCTGACCTGCCTGGAACTCTTCGGTCTGGTCGTGCTCGGTTTGTGGTGCTACACGTTCACGCTGACCGGGTCGCTGCCCGGTCTGTCGCACATCCGTGCCCTGATCATGAACGTGTCGGGGTCGGCGGCCGGCAACCTGCTCCCCGGCGGCGGCGCGGCGGGCGTCGCCACGACGTACCTGATGGCCCGGTCCTGGGGTTTCGTGCGTCGGGAGATCTCGACCTCGATCATCGTCTCCGGGGTCTGGAACGTCCTGGCCCGCGTGGCGTTGCCCTTGCTCGGCATCGCGGCCCTGTCCCTGAGCGAGAACGCCCTGCCGCCATCGGTGCGCAAGGCGGCCTGGTGGGGCGGGATCACCGGACTGCTGCTGCTGACGGCGTTCATCGCGATCCTGGTCAGCCCCAAACTCACGATGACCGTCGCCGGCTGGCTGGACCGGTGGGTCGCACCCGTCTTCGCCCGCGTCCGGCGCGGCAAGAAGAAGGGTCAGGTGCCGGCGCTGGGTGAGTTGATCGTCGACCAGCGTTCCCGGATGGCCAACGTGACCCGGACCGGCTGGCTGCCGATGACCCTGGGCCTGGTGGGCTTCATGGGGGTCTACTTCATCCTCTTCTGGCGCACCTTCAACGCCTTGGGGGTGAACCTGCCGTGGGTGAACCTGTTCGCGGCGTACGCCATCGGCCGGTTGCTCACCGCGGTCGGCGTCACCCCTGGCGGCGTCGGGATCACCGAGACCGGCACCCTGGCGGTGCTCAAGGCGTGGGGCGCCGACCCCGCCGCCGCAGCCGCCGGCGTGCTGCTGTTCGGCTTCTTCACCCACATCCTGGAGTTGCCGCTGGGCGCGATCGGCTGGCTGGCGTGGTGGAAGTCACCCAAGGAAACCCCGCGCGATCACACGGATCACCCGGATCACCCCGATCACGTCCCGGCGACCTGATCGACCTCGTCCAGGGCGACCACGAACCAGCTGACGACCCCGCTCACCGCCAGCGCGACCAACATCCCGGTGAACCGGGACGCCACGAACCAGCCCAGCGGGATATCGGGCCATCCGCGGTACGCCGTGAGCGCACCTGCCGCCGCCAACCCACCCAGGAGCGCGAGACCAGGTGGTCGCAGCGCGGGATCTGATGACCACCTGACGGCTGCCGTCCGGTGGAACCGGCGTGCCACCGGCGCGCCGATCAGCACGACGATCCCGGCCCACACCAGGCACACGGCAGCAGCGGCGACGACGTCGCCCGGCACGTGCCAGGTGCCGATCATCGCGCCGATCGCCGTCACCGCCCCCAGAAAACCCGCGAGCGCCGACAGCTGCGGCCGCCACCGCGGACCGGACACCAGCACTGCCGCGAGCAGTGTGGACAGCACGACCGTGACGTGGCCGCTGGGCATCGTGTTCTCCCCGGTCGCCAACGGGGCAATGACCGAGCGCTTGAGGAGCTGGGTGCTCACGGTTGCGCCACCGACCAGGACCACCGCGGCGACCGCCAGATCAGGCCGTCGCCGCAGCAGAGCAACCCCGACGATCGCGGCCAGCACAACCACGATGAGCGGGCCGCGGACCAGGACTCCGACCGGGCCGATCACCAGGTCGTCGTAGGCCCAGGCCAGCATCAACTCCCGGTCGACCCGCCCGCCGGTCGCGCTGACCACGCCACCCAGCACGACGATTGCCAGAGCGATCAGACCGCCGGCGATCATGGCCAGCGGTGTCCGAAGCGGCAGGGTCATGTCAGTGATCGATCAGCGACGGCGGTCAGCCAGGTGAACACCAGCCCGACCGCGGCCGCGAACACCGCGACGGCCAGCCAGGCTCCCGCCAAGGGCAGTCCGGCACCGATCACGATCCCGCGCTGCCAGAGCATCACGAAGAGCACCGCACTCGGTCCGGCGAGGGCCAACGCCGGCGAGATCCCCGAGGGTCGCGGGCCGGGCAGGCGCTGCTCCATCGCGAAGATCACGATGAGGGCAACACCCAGCCACGCCGTGCAGACCGCCAGCGCCGCGAGCACATCGCCGGGGCGGTGCCAGGATCCGAGCACCGTCGCGATGCCGGCAGCGGCCGACAGACCCGCCGCCACCGGGGCGACGAACACCCGTGCGCTGGTCGGCGCCACGAGCGTCGCGGCCAGGCACACCGACACGGCAACGGTGGTGTGACCGCTGGGCAACGTGTTGGAACCCGCGTGCGGCAACCGCTCGAAAACCTGATACTTCAAGATCTGGGTGGTGATCGTCGCCCCACCGATGAGCGTCGCCGCACCCACGGCCACGCCGATCCGACGCCGCACGACGGCCACGCCGACACAGCCGATGAGGACCAGGGCAACAGCGGGCACGGTGATGACGGACAGGAAGTGCGCCGCCGTGAGCCGGGAGGCGTCGGAGATGTCCCAGGCCGACATGAGCCCCTCGTCCCAGCGCAGGCCGCGATAACTGTGCAGGCAGTAGCGCACCAGGATGGCCAGCGCCGTCGCCGAGAGCGCGATCATCGCCGCCCCGTGCACCCACATCGGGATGGTCAGCCCGCCACGCGCCGTACGGGCAGCCGAGGTTTCCCGGTCGGCGAGGACGGAGGCAGTCACAGCGTCCAGTGTGCTCCGGCCGGCTGGGCGCGCGCTATGCGCGACCTCACTCCCACTCGATGGTGCCCGGCGGTTTGCTGGTCACATCGAGGACGACTCGGTTGACCTCGGCCACCTCGTTGGTGATCCGTCCGGAGATCTTGGCCAGCACCTCGTAGGGCAACCGCGTCCAGTCCGCGGTCATCGCATCCTCGCTGGAGACCGGGCGCAGCACGATCGGGTGACCGTAGGTGCGCCCGTCGCCCTGGACGCCCACCGAACGTACGTCGGCCAGCAGCACCACGGGGCACTGCCAGATATCGCGGTCCAGGCCCGCGGCCGTGAGCTCGGCGCGAGCGATGGCGTCCGCGCGGCGCAGGATGTCCAGCCGCTCCTCGGTGACCTCGCCGATGATCCGGATGCCCAGGCCGGGGCCGGGGAACGGCTGGCGGGCCACGATGGCCTCGGGGACGCCGAGTTCGCGGCCGACCTGACGGACCTCGTCCTTGAACAGCAACCGCAACGGCTCCACCAGGGAGAACTGCAGGTCATCGGGCAGACCGCCGACGTTGTGGTGGCTCTTGATGTTGGCCGCACCGGTGCCGCCACCGGACTCGACGACATCCGGGTAGAGCGTGCCCTGCACCAGGAATTTCACCGGGTGCTCTTCGTCGCCGCGGTCCTGCACGATGTCGCGCGCAGCCTGCTCGAAGGTGCGGATGAACTCGCGGCCGATGATCTTGCGCTTGGCCTCCGGGTCGCTGACCCCAGCCAGAGCGGTGAGGAACTGCTCGCGGGCATCGATGACGACCAGGTCGACCCCGGTGGCCTTCACGAAGTCCTGCTCGACCTGCTCGGCCTCGCCCTCACGCAACAGGCCGTGGTCGACGAAGACACACGTCAACCGGTCGCCGATGGCCCGCTGCACCAGGGCTGCTGCGACCGAGGAGTCGACCCCACCGGACAGGGCGCAGATCGCGCGGGCATCCCCGATGTCGGCCTTCGCCTGGGTGACGAGTTCCTCGACCATGTTGGCGGCAGTCCAGTCCGGGCTCAGCCGAGCGCCGTGCAGCAGGAAGTTCTCCAGGACCTGCTGGCCGAACGTGGAGTGGAGCACCTCCGGGTGCCACTGCACGCCGTACAACCGTCGGTCGTTGTCCTCGATTGCGGCCACGTCGGCGCCGGGTGAGGTGGCGGTGACGGCCAGTCCCTTCGGGGCCTCGGAGACGGAGTCGCCGTGGCTCATCCAGACCGACTGGGTGTCCGGCTGACCGTTGAACAGCGTGGACTCCGGTCGCACGGTGGCCTGCGTCGCGCCGTACTCGCGCAGTCCGGTCCGCTCGACGGTGCCACCGAGGGCCTTGACCATGGCCTGGAAGCCGTAGCAGATCCCGAAGACGGGCACGCCCGCTTCGAGCAGGGCCTTGTCCAGGCTCGGGGCGCCCTCGGCGTAAACCGATGACGGGCCGCCGGACAGCACGATCGCGGCCGGCTGTTTGGCCAGCATGTCGGCCACCGACATGGTGTGCGGCACGACTTCGCTGAAGAGGTTCGCCTCGCGGACGCGGCGGGCGATCAGTTGCGCGTACTGCGCACCGAAGTCGACGACGAGGACGGGGTGCTCCTGCAGGGGCGCTGAACTCACTGCGCCAGTTTACGGGCCTCGATGCCGTCCAGTTCACGCTTCACCGTGCCGCTGACCCGGTGCTCGACGTAGAAGGACAGGAAGGGTACGACGCCGGCCAGAATCACCCCGACCATCTTGGGGATGTCCCAGCGCATCTTGAAGCCGAGGTTGGCGGTGGCGGCCACGTAGATGATGAACAGGATGCCGTGCGGCTGCGGCCACCAGTCCAGTGAGTTGTTCTGGAAGCCGCGGTGCAGGATCACTTCGGCGACCAATATCAGCAGGCCGATACCGACGATCACCGCCATCACCCGGAAGAACGTCAGCGCGGTACGCGCCTTCGGGACGTCGATCAACTGGCTGCGGTCAAGCTCAGACACTGGCACTTCTCTCCTTAGGATCCGGCACATTGTCCCCCGCGGCCATCAGCGCCTGTTCATCGCGGTAGTCATCGCGCACCATCCGCCACCACATGTAGACCGCGAACGCCGCGAACAGCCACCACTGGATCGCGTAGCCCAGATTGCGGATCTGCAGACCGCCGCTGGCCGGCTCCGGTGGCGGGAACGTCTGGATCGGTGCTGCTGTGGCGTTCGGCTGCTCGCTGGTCGCGAAGATGAACGCGTTGTAGATCTGCCCGCCCCACTGGTTGGCGAAGATCGCCAGGTTGACGCTGCCGACCTGCCCGGCGGGATACGTGCCGTCGGACGGCGATTCACCGGGTGCGAGTTCACCCTCCACCGTCACGCTCGAGGTGCCGGTCGTCGGGGCGGGGGCACTCGGCGTACTCACAAATCCGCGGACCACCGCGATCCGCGCGTCGCTGCCGTCGGCGACCAGCGGCGTCACCACCCACCAGCCGTCTTTGCCGTCCAACACGCGGCCGGCGACCAGGACCTGGTGCTCGGGGTCGAAGTGGCCTGTTGCGACGACGGGCCGCAGCGAACCGTCGGCCGGGAAGTCCTGGTGCGGAGCGATGTAGTCCTGCAGCGTCACGCGGGTCTTGTGCGCATCGTCGGCCATCGCGTCATGCGCACCCTTGGTGTGCGCGACCCCGAACTGCCACAGGCCCAGCCAGATGAACGCGGCCACGATGACCACCAACGCCGCCAACCAACCCAGCCACTTGGGCTTCAGGGCGGTCCGCAACATGGTTTCAAGCGTACGTCGCGCGCTGCGTGCCGCTGCCTGCTCACCTCGCGCCGTCAACAATCGACGAAACCGCCAGCACTCGAGGCCCTCGCGAGCGCAGACACCTCAACTGGTGACGAAACTGCCAAGACTTCAACCAGCGGCTCGCCGCCCCGGGAAGTAGCGAGTCCACTCGTCGCTGCTGATCCGCACGGCCATCCCGTGCCGTCGTTGGATCGCGACGAGTTGTTCCAGAAGAGCCCTCGGTTCCGCCCAGAGGTCATTGTTGGTATAGGACAGGTGGCTCCAGCCCTGATCCGTGAACCACCGTCGCCGCCGGGCGTCCCACTCCCGGTCGCGCGGTGTGGAGTGATGGTCGTGGCCGTCGTACTCGAGGCCGATCTTCTCCCGGTAGGCCAGATCGAGTTCGTAGCGGATCCGACCATCAGCATCCCGGAACTTCAGTCCCACCAGCGGCTCTGGGAGACCGGCGAGCACAATCAGCATCCGCAGCCGGGTCTCCTTGGGTGATCGGACGCCAGCACGAACCAGCGATGCGGCCCGTCGCGCCAGCTGGCATCGAGCACCACGCCACTGCGTTGCCCGTCGGACCAAGTCTTCCGGCCGGCACTTCTTGGCCCGCACCAGCGAGTCACCGAGGATCACCAGATCGACCAAGTCGAGATCGGTCGCCAATTCACAGAAGGTTTGCGCAGGAGTCGTGACCGGCCGACCGTCCAGCACCACCACCTGAGCACTCGCAACGCTGCGAACCTCGACACCATCCAGCCGCAGCCGCCGATGACCCGGGAGATTCAAGGTCACCATGGCTGAATCGGGAACGACCCCGTGCCACAGCCGTGCCGCACTGTGCCGGGCGACAACCGTCTCCGCGGGAGCGACCAGCAGAGCGGCGTCGAGGCGCAGAGCTTCCGACGGCGGGTAGCTGCGGTCGGCGTACACGCCATGCCCGACCCTTCGGAACTTACGACTGCGCAGCATCGCGTCGGTGACCCCCGCGGCATTCGCCTCGGCGCGGGTGATCAGCCCGAACCGTCGTTTCGGTAGCGCGTCGCTCATGGACCCAGCGTTTCGGAATTGCCGGACTCGTGCCGGCGGCTGTCCACAGGCACTGTCCGAGGTGCGCGCCGTCAACAATCGACGAAACCGCCAGCACTCGAGGCCCTCCCGAGCGCAGACACCTCAACTGGTGACGACACCGCCACAACTCGCGGCGCGCACTCCCGAAAAGGATTTGCCCCAGCGCGTCCTCGTGGCGCACCGTGATCTTCGAAATGCAACGACTCCCCTTCACCGATCCC
The window above is part of the Branchiibius hedensis genome. Proteins encoded here:
- a CDS encoding DUF3817 domain-containing protein; this translates as MSELDRSQLIDVPKARTALTFFRVMAVIVGIGLLILVAEVILHRGFQNNSLDWWPQPHGILFIIYVAATANLGFKMRWDIPKMVGVILAGVVPFLSFYVEHRVSGTVKRELDGIEARKLAQ
- a CDS encoding SURF1 family protein encodes the protein MLRTALKPKWLGWLAALVVIVAAFIWLGLWQFGVAHTKGAHDAMADDAHKTRVTLQDYIAPHQDFPADGSLRPVVATGHFDPEHQVLVAGRVLDGKDGWWVVTPLVADGSDARIAVVRGFVSTPSAPAPTTGTSSVTVEGELAPGESPSDGTYPAGQVGSVNLAIFANQWGGQIYNAFIFATSEQPNATAAPIQTFPPPEPASGGLQIRNLGYAIQWWLFAAFAVYMWWRMVRDDYRDEQALMAAGDNVPDPKERSASV
- a CDS encoding fasciclin domain-containing protein: MTSDPVATAASNNPLLSTLVTAVKKAGLVDTLNNAKALTVFAPTNDAFAKIPAADLNKLLADKAALTKVLTGHVVAGKLDPMAVVGDHKSLAGSMVKVTGAAPDLKVDGTASVVCGNVQTANATVYIVDTVLPGSMG
- a CDS encoding lysylphosphatidylglycerol synthase transmembrane domain-containing protein; this translates as MTTDGSQPESLPAEVLDDEAPHMPKPTWRTFLSAIAGIGLAALLIIFVLPWVGGVTWHEIFDSFSKIGWLTCLELFGLVVLGLWCYTFTLTGSLPGLSHIRALIMNVSGSAAGNLLPGGGAAGVATTYLMARSWGFVRREISTSIIVSGVWNVLARVALPLLGIAALSLSENALPPSVRKAAWWGGITGLLLLTAFIAILVSPKLTMTVAGWLDRWVAPVFARVRRGKKKGQVPALGELIVDQRSRMANVTRTGWLPMTLGLVGFMGVYFILFWRTFNALGVNLPWVNLFAAYAIGRLLTAVGVTPGGVGITETGTLAVLKAWGADPAAAAAGVLLFGFFTHILELPLGAIGWLAWWKSPKETPRDHTDHPDHPDHVPAT
- a CDS encoding PIG-L deacetylase family protein, whose protein sequence is MGAMSVAVFFHAHPDDEALLTSGTMAKAAAAGHRVVLVVATDGALGLTSSEYGDPADLAKTRLAEVQASADALGVARVVNLGYADSGLGPVTHLDGTGRTRFSDADVDEAAGKLAEILREEHADVFTSYDPTGGYGHPDHVQVHRVGARAAEVTGIPVLEATVPRDLLVKGINLAAKFYKFPPEFDIDSYRRAYSAKEQITHRIDVRHQIKAKRASMRAHASQAVADGGADRTLAAFLRIPRPVYDLVFGREWFVSPTHAGPVSHDIFQPSTQQDVTEEIRR
- a CDS encoding glycosyltransferase family 4 protein, whose protein sequence is MSLKGDPAWPLVLCGVKVALLTDCYLPRLGGIEVQMHDLGRHLVAEGHEVHAFTATRGADGTRHGQEVIDGVQVHRLAIPLPGDLPVNPLAPRELRSVLGDFDVAHVAMGVVSPFAMDSTRVALGLGVPTAVTWHCVQDRFRFVVQAAGYVRRWSRRGAALSAVSSVAAAPLVGLSTTPIAVLPNGISVADWAPSGELRVPPGGVVEVVSAMRLATRKRPVELVAAVGAARSELTGRGVDLRLTILGDGPLRSRVLTEGARYGDGWLTLPGRVTREELRARYLDSDLYVAPARLEAFGIAALEARTVGLPVVAPAMSGVSEFVTDGVNGVLTGPSTSELAAGIARLAGDTALLREITVTNQTSAPACDWPDVVRAAVAEYERAGA
- a CDS encoding phosphatase PAP2 family protein produces the protein MTLPLRTPLAMIAGGLIALAIVVLGGVVSATGGRVDRELMLAWAYDDLVIGPVGVLVRGPLIVVVLAAIVGVALLRRRPDLAVAAVVLVGGATVSTQLLKRSVIAPLATGENTMPSGHVTVVLSTLLAAVLVSGPRWRPQLSALAGFLGAVTAIGAMIGTWHVPGDVVAAAAVCLVWAGIVVLIGAPVARRFHRTAAVRWSSDPALRPPGLALLGGLAAAGALTAYRGWPDIPLGWFVASRFTGMLVALAVSGVVSWFVVALDEVDQVAGT
- a CDS encoding DUF559 domain-containing protein, producing the protein MSDALPKRRFGLITRAEANAAGVTDAMLRSRKFRRVGHGVYADRSYPPSEALRLDAALLVAPAETVVARHSAARLWHGVVPDSAMVTLNLPGHRRLRLDGVEVRSVASAQVVVLDGRPVTTPAQTFCELATDLDLVDLVILGDSLVRAKKCRPEDLVRRATQWRGARCQLARRAASLVRAGVRSPKETRLRMLIVLAGLPEPLVGLKFRDADGRIRYELDLAYREKIGLEYDGHDHHSTPRDREWDARRRRWFTDQGWSHLSYTNNDLWAEPRALLEQLVAIQRRHGMAVRISSDEWTRYFPGRRAAG
- a CDS encoding phosphatase PAP2 family protein → MTASVLADRETSAARTARGGLTIPMWVHGAAMIALSATALAILVRYCLHSYRGLRWDEGLMSAWDISDASRLTAAHFLSVITVPAVALVLIGCVGVAVVRRRIGVAVGAATLIGGATITTQILKYQVFERLPHAGSNTLPSGHTTVAVSVCLAATLVAPTSARVFVAPVAAGLSAAAGIATVLGSWHRPGDVLAALAVCTAWLGVALIVIFAMEQRLPGPRPSGISPALALAGPSAVLFVMLWQRGIVIGAGLPLAGAWLAVAVFAAAVGLVFTWLTAVADRSLT
- the guaA gene encoding glutamine-hydrolyzing GMP synthase — encoded protein: MSSAPLQEHPVLVVDFGAQYAQLIARRVREANLFSEVVPHTMSVADMLAKQPAAIVLSGGPSSVYAEGAPSLDKALLEAGVPVFGICYGFQAMVKALGGTVERTGLREYGATQATVRPESTLFNGQPDTQSVWMSHGDSVSEAPKGLAVTATSPGADVAAIEDNDRRLYGVQWHPEVLHSTFGQQVLENFLLHGARLSPDWTAANMVEELVTQAKADIGDARAICALSGGVDSSVAAALVQRAIGDRLTCVFVDHGLLREGEAEQVEQDFVKATGVDLVVIDAREQFLTALAGVSDPEAKRKIIGREFIRTFEQAARDIVQDRGDEEHPVKFLVQGTLYPDVVESGGGTGAANIKSHHNVGGLPDDLQFSLVEPLRLLFKDEVRQVGRELGVPEAIVARQPFPGPGLGIRIIGEVTEERLDILRRADAIARAELTAAGLDRDIWQCPVVLLADVRSVGVQGDGRTYGHPIVLRPVSSEDAMTADWTRLPYEVLAKISGRITNEVAEVNRVVLDVTSKPPGTIEWE